In the Leishmania infantum JPCM5 genome chromosome 2 genome, one interval contains:
- the SCGR3 gene encoding phosphoglycan beta 1,3 galactosyltransferase gives MKLGATRLWRRRAGLRKRPVCLFVDMALYISCLLVTWWLLRWLKRSHQPSEAQLVRRLGPLSHPWAVLVQHEGAVGRLNTRILEEERRARCGSGPAVSVGACNESLLLSPHMLPSWTLHVVEKDCADCTDRQTHDSAVEGVELQPQHAVYATSSAPLGRVGPMLLAMTSVTDDVNVRTELPQWEWLRHVYGEGFPTAGGAGEGAAQPRTPYLAVMGIPSTDQPARAALREAQRRTWLTYQEVARTENHFDAALLALYVFAAVEPGASLDTPMNGEATAAEPMRGVAHVNDSAKLCHNRSALLPSFTEYSAASQALAAGSAIAGGLVEGVERRRVALRSSWQLEDVVSSPCDRVIRVSHAEEGAATPALTYLSRALSLPVTPAFTSPAEYVCHASSALWQEALTHRNVVWIDMMTDRRPTTNKKIGEDGKWGLPVEVGMSQKLILWLEYAYHAFKDVPFIIKGDDDAYVKVPQFLSDVRYVMGGMQARQASLPLRRWVSGAREEAVGFTGATKAAAPAADADAYANGMPSLKAPPLVDEAECVYWGSLRHHLHTQFNAGMTFMMHRRVAQALLEPKASRHRLDIVRLAAEDFATRRTSAYRRIMFHHEDILMGLQIYRALSRVKELCPNGRLWYVKEWYARFHDIHVGRTHNVTWSTVVAHRCRPSDSYFLHYYFREEHRIAAAAGRYATEEEHEAAAVQMAAQWVTEIQKDPLMMALNWSSLPDVQWARNISRRPPFTLAEGDGVAMYENRYEYWTHEATNIHDGYRSLPQW, from the coding sequence CCTGTTCGTAGATATGGCTCTCTATATCAGCTGTTTGCTCGTGACGTGGTGGCTGTTGAGATGGCTCAAGCGCTCGCACCAACCGTCGGAGGCACAACTGGTGCGCCGTCTGGGACCGCTTTCCCATCCGTGGGccgtgctggtgcagcacgaGGGCGCCGTGGGGCGTCTGAACACGAGGATattggaggaggagcggcgtgcgcggtgcGGTAGTGGCCCAGCCGTGAGCGTCGGTGCATGCAACGagtcgctgcttctctctccgcacATGCTGCCCTCGTGGACACTGCACGTGGTGGAGAAGGACTGCGCAGACTGCACCGACCGACAGACGCACGACAGCGCTGTGGAGGGCGTGGAGTTGCAGCCACAGCACGCCGTGTACGCgacgtcgtctgcaccgctGGGCCGCGTCGGGCCGATGCTGCTGGCGATGACGAGCGTGACGGACGACGTGAATGTGcgcacggagctgccgcagtgGGAGTGGCTGCGGCACGTGTACGGTGAAGGGTTTCCGAccgcgggcggcgctggcgagggggctgcgcagccgcggacACCGTATCTTGCCGTGATGGGCATCCCGTCGACGGATCAgccggcgcgtgctgcgctgcgtgaggcACAGCGCAGGACGTGGCTGACGTAccaggaggtggcgcgcacgGAGAACCACTTcgatgccgcgctgctggcgctgtacgtcttcgccgcggtggagccAGGGGCGTCTCTTGATACGCCGATGAATggagaggcgacggcggccgagcCCATGAGAGGGGTCGCGCACGTCAACGACTCCGCGAAACTCTGCCATAATAGGAGTGCGCTCCTGCCAAGCTTCACAGAGTACAGCGCGGCCTCGCAGGCCCTTGCGGCAGGCAGCGCGATTGCTGGCGGCCTCGTTGAGGgcgtcgagcgccgccgagTGGCCCTCCGCAGTAGCTGGCAGCTCGAAGATGTTGTGAGCTCACCCTGCGATCGAGTTATCCGAGTGTCGcacgcggaggagggagcCGCAACGCCTGCGCTGACATATCTCAGCCGAGCCCTGTCGCTCCCCGTGACACCCGCGTTCACGTCGCCGGCGGAGTACGTCTGCCAcgcgtcgtctgcgctgtggcaggaggcgctgacgcaCCGCAACGTTGTGTGGATCGACATGATGACGGACCGCCGGCCGACCACGAACAAGAAGATCGGCGAGGACGGCAAGTGGGGCCTTCCCGTGGAGGTGGGAATGAGCCAGAAGCTGATCCTGTGGCTGGAGTACGCGTACCACGCCTTCAAGGATGTGCCTTTCATCATCAAGGGCGATGACGATGCCTACGTGAAGGTGCCGCAGTTCCTGAGCGATGTGCGGTATGTGATGGGTGGCATGCAGGCCCGGCAAGCGTCGCTGCCACTTCGTCGCTGGGTGAGCGGTGCACGTGAAGAGGCGGTAGGTTTTACAGGGGCGAcgaaggcagcggcaccggcggcagaCGCAGATGCGTACGCCAACGGAATGCCCTCTCTGAAAGCACCGCCGCTTGTGGATGAGGCTGAGTGCGTGTACTGGGGTAGCTTGCGGCATCACCTGCACACGCAGTTCAACGCCGGCATGACGTTTATGATGCATCGTCGCGTGGCGCAAGCGCTGCTCGAGCCGAAGGCGAGCAGACACCGACTGGACATTGTGCGCCTCGCCGCAGAGGACTTTGCCACGAGGCGGACGTCGGCATACCGGCGCATCATGTTCCACCATGAGGACATCCTCATGGGGCTGCAGATCTACCGCGCCTTGTCACGCGTGAAGGAGTTGTGTCCGAACGGGCGGCTGTGGTACGTGAAGGAGTGGTATGCTCGGTTTCACGACATACATGTTGGGCGGACGCACAACGTCACGTGGTCGACGGTCGTGGCGCACCGCTGTCGTCCGTCTGACTCGTACTTCTTGCACTATTACTTCCGCGAAGAGCACCGcatcgcagctgccgcgggcAGGTACGCcacagaggaagagcacgaggcggcggcggtccaGATGGCGGCACAGTGGGTGACCGAGATTCAGAAAGATCCGCTCATGATGGCGCTGAACTGGAGCAGTCTGCCAGATGTACAGTGGGCGCGGAACATCTCCCGACGCCCCCCATTCACGTTGGCcgaaggcgacggcgtcgcgaTGTACGAGAACCGCTACGAGTACTGGACGCATGAAGCGACGAACATCCATGACGGGTATCGCTCGCTTCCGCAGTggtga